Within the Lacerta agilis isolate rLacAgi1 chromosome Z, rLacAgi1.pri, whole genome shotgun sequence genome, the region tcaCTGCTGAATTGAAACAAATCTCAGCCCACAGGAAACCTGACTGGCGTTTATTCCGATTCAGCCATAAGCAGCAGCTTTCCCCAGAGAAAGCGAAAGGGCAAAATAACTTCTCAGACCCGTGACTAGGAATCACAGGATGAACAGAAGTCTGGCTGAGCCCTGATATGACCGTCAGGCATCATCAACGAAAACAGGGATCTTTGTTCTTCCTCTGCTTGAACAACACCTGCCTCCTAAGTGGCCACCTTTCCACCCCGCCACCACTACCTCAGGAGTTTCGCAGTCAAAACTAAAAATGATCAAGTCAGGTTCTGCAGGGGGGGGAGGGGTATGGgattaaaaagggaaaaaagccacAACAGCCATATATTGTATCCTACAAGCACTGAAAGTACCACATGCCAAAGAAACTCTGAACAGTTCCAAGCTAGCTTCACTGCAGAGAAGAAATCAGTATAGGGGGACTCCCCAGCCCCGCCAAATTTGTAGTCTTGGAAAGCAGGAGGatcaggaagagaaagagaggaggtaTCCCACTCCTCATGCATTTGGAGAAGGTGCCAGGCCTAAGTCTGACACCAATGCAGGATAGCCCTGTCTAGGAACACCCACGCCACAGGTCCTTCTTCCAGTGTGGAAAAAGATATAGAAGTTCCCTCCCTTTAGGGCCAAGATGTGTGGTTGATTCCATTGGGGATGGGTGTGTGCTCTACATTTAAGACACTTTTTCTTGGGTCAGGAGTCCCCCctccagtaaaaaaaaagaaacaggaaaaagtCTGGCACCACTGCCAACAAATCAACAAAGATGAAAAACAACaatacacaccccaccccaccccttatgGAGTGGTAGGCTCACCCTGACCCTTAGTCAAGCAGATCTCCCCAAGGGTTGGATTAGGGCATTGCACGAAATgacaaagctctctctctctatcgACATACTCATGGCTGGGTCTTAGGGCCCTGAATTGTCCCATCCACAGCAAACTCGGTCATGACTCGCCGAGCCAAGGGGTTGGTGGTCTTCAGAAGTTCAGCCGCAGACGTGCGGATGCCTGAAGCGCCCTTGCCACCTTTCTTTTGAAGGAGTGCCTTAAAATCTTCATTCCTGCTGGAGGTTCTTGTGACGCCAGTCGGAGCGCACTCATTGCTCTTTGAATTCTGCCGGTTGCCAAAGGCCTCGCCGGATTCCTTCCAACCAAGCAACTTCCGTTTGGACCTGCAAATGcaaacacgcaaacacacacacacacacacacatacacaaacagatCAGAAAGTCACTTGAGGTTAGGCAGAGCTGGTGCAGCCGTAACTGTCTAAAATGGTGTAATGGGACCCATCCAGAGGAAACAATGGGAGCTTTGTATGCAATGGTTCAATTTGCCATGGGTGTTtccagagcagccttccccaacctggtgcttgccagatgttttggactacaattcccataattcctggctgGGGCCCAGGTTTGAGAAGGCAGCCCAAGGACTATCCAGCCGTTGCTCTCCTGTTGTAAGCTGCAAGCAGAATTGCAGCTGCCTTTTCTTAATGCGGGGGtaaggtgctttttttttttttacacacgcTTGCTGCTACATTCCATCTACATTAATGGGTGGGACACAGCTCCCTAGGCGGGGAAGTGACGATTCACTCaagcaaagtttttaaaataaaataaactaaaaatcCCTCTTCTGCCACTCATCTTCTACTTAAAACCAGTTATTTAATTAGTGCTGAAATGCTTATTTACCATAAGCACTGTTTCCCAATTACTTTCAACACTTGTGgaaacaaatgcttttaaaaagttagaAAGGCCAAAAACTTGTTGCTAGAATGtagcgttttttttaaaaaaaaaaatccttaaaaataAATCTCCTTCATTTAAACACTACTGTGTGAATATGTTaatattttttgaaaattttAGATAAAAATATAGATGAAAAAGCACTCTATGGCTcattaaaagtgttttttttttaaagtatggtgATACTAGTAATACTGGAGATGAGTGGCAATAGGTTCACCTCCTCATACCTTACATTGCTCATCAAAGCTACATCTGCAGGAAAAGATGGAAGAGTAGAGCTAAGGACCTACCACACCTGTAGCGactgcactttaactttttaaaaaggcaggttTTCTGTGGtctgaggaatcatagaattgtagagttggaagggaccacgagggtcatttggTCCAACGCTCTGatgttttgcccaacgtggggcttgaacccatgacactgagattaagagtctcatgctctaccaactgagctatctctcaGAGGAACCACACGGAAAACACAAGGAGGATAATGATCAGATTATGACCTCCTGTGGGTGCTGTGAAAAGTGAGTGAAGTAAGAAAGCACATATGGTGCCAAACTCTACCTAGCTCTAATTATCTTGAATGGAAGCAGAATGTGAGCTTTCTTTCGTCAGTGGGCGAAAACACTGCGCCCTTTGCAGCACTGGcggggggaaacctgtggccctctagatgttattgaactataactcccatcagccccagccagtatagccaatagccagggggaaagggaactgtagttcagcagcgTCTGGCAGGCTGCAAGTTCCACCTGCTTGATTTACAGGGACTGGCTTTAAGTAGGATGCAGCAGTACAGTTAGGTCATTTTGGACCCTCGGCTTACTTATGTTACAGAGCCCTCTCTCTTTAGATATAGCTTCGCTTACTTTGAAATGTGGTAGGGCAGCCCTGATGCAGTAGGGGGACCCGCCTCTGGCTCGTTCTGCTGAGTGGACCCCTAGAGCTCTGCCCCAAAGCTCTAACTGGGTGAATTCCTGGGTGAAATAGGTGACAGGGGTATAGACTCTGAGACATGGTTGCAAGCATTCGATTCGAAAATGCAAGCCTCTGGTCCTTATATGATAAACTGCAGAGATCAGCATGAAAACAAGCAAGCACTCCTGGAAGTGGTGCAGGAGGTGGGGTTCGAAACAGCCCACCTGAAATGCAGTGGCTGGCCTGCAGTAGCTGTTAAAGAAATGCCTAACCGGCACAGGAGCTCGGCTTTGAGAATAGACCCAAACTGGTGACTGGCAACTATTATGAGATTTCTGGACCTGACTTGTGCAGATTCTGGAGGACATGAACAGGGGATGAAGTGAGGAAGGATTTTCGGGTGGGGTATGTATGAAGCTCACAAAGAGCATGAagcgtcttcccccccccccacaagttaAGGCTGGCGTATGGTGGGGCTAGAGTGGTGGCGTGAGCAAACCACCCCACACCCTCAGAGGAGCTACCAACTCCCAGAATGCAACACCTGGATGGGCCCCCACCTGTGGATGACAGTAAACAAATCCTCTGTGGTTCGGGATGTCACAAACACATCGTCGTCCTCCTCGGTTATCGACTCGGCGGTTTTGTCACTTACAAAGCTTTTCTCTTCGGCCCTTAAGCCCACTGAGCTCcctgaagaaaagaaagcaagagtCTTGGCCAAACAGGTCTCCTGCCAAGTGAGATCTGGGATGTTGGCGGTAAGcttgcagggtgggggtgggagagaggcacTTCAGAAATAGCCAACTGGagagcaggtatggggaacctggaCCCTTACAGATGCTGCTGGAGgtcaactcctatcagccccagccagcatgaccaatggtcaaggatgatgggaactgaagtccaacaactcCTAGAGGGACACAGGTTCACCAAGCCTGGGcagaggattgtgtgtgtgtgtgtgtgtgtgtgtgtgttaagagagaaagagagagagagagacagagagagagacagagacgaCAGGCAATGCTCCTTTAATCTTCAATATCCAGATATAGCACATGAAAACATTGATTTGATTCTTGCCACCACCTACAGAGGCCTTTCCTGATGCCTAGAGGACCCCCTGTCCCTTATGCTGAAACTGGGCTGGGAAGGAGTATTCTTCTGGAGTCAAGAAAAGAGTCTGTAGTGTGTACTTGGTTGTGCATTGTCCTTACTACACTTTTCCTGCTTGCATATGTACCCACAGGCTCCAAAAAGGTGTGTGAACCCAGATATAATGGGAAAGCAGCGAGCAAAGGGGTGGCCGGGATTAATATCAAGTCAATACCAGCTGCTTCACCAGAGAGTTTCAAATACAAGTTTAATCTTTTCTTATATAGGCTCCACTTTTCCTTCTACTTTCTCCATCTTGCCCATTCCTAAATCTAAATTGCACATCCCCCCCTGAAGCTGCAGGgatgaggggagaggggaaaggcagaGAAAGCAATTGTACCGTTCTTTCCAACTCCAGCTCCTTTAATCTACCCCTTTCAGCTAAAAATAGCTTTTCAGGGGAGTTGAGAGAAATATAGAGGAAAGAGTTAAAGCTCCATTTGCCAGAGCACAACTTTCTGGACCTTAGAAGTATGCCCAGTGGACATGCCCACACCATACATCtgaagcactcttataccactttatcctgggaactgtaatttgttcaggattctgggaactgtagctcagtgaggtgCAGCACCCTTTTAAAGAAAttacatttcccataattcttttttggggggggagacataACAGGATAAAGTGGTatgagagtgctttaaatgtatggtatggatgtgacatCAAAGTAGGGTGGCTCTACTTTCAGAACAGCAACCCTGAAACAACATTCCTTTTTATTCCCAGTGTTCAGGGGAAGATTGTCATTGGTTATCTAGCTGAAACAAAGCAAACTATGGGTACCTAGAAGCGGAAGCATAAACAGCAACAAGACCATTaatatatatgatatatatatatatatatatatatatatatatatatatatatataacataaacTACGTTAAGAAAGATAAAATGAAACGAAGCTAAACAATGTTAATTAGAAAACATAAATTAGAAAACAGAGAACCAgctggggggggaaatggaaattcagtcggaactgaaaaataaattggacctccccccccccagctattgctcctttgttttatttatgttttctgATTAACTATGTTTTGCTGCATCTTTATTGATGTAGTTTAGGTTAGATACGTTGAGTACAATATTATGCCTTTATTGTATTCAGAGTCTTGTTACTGGTTGTTAAGTAGACAAAATGACACCCACACCTATGCACAAGGAGGAAGTATAAGCAACCCCAAGGAGGGGAACCCCAAATTGGCTTAGTCTGGGGAAAGAGCTAGGGAAGATGTGGGTGTGATGCCCTCTCCCAGAGCAGCACTTGGAAGCTGCTGCTGGTTATTATTCTCAAGTGACAGATCCTAACTGCAGATCTCCTGTTACTTCATCCACTCTGAAGTGAACACAGAATTCACAGGCATCCCCTTCCCTTCCTGGGGATCTTCAGATGTTCACAGGAGATTTATTTGCATGTTACAATGAACACAGGGACAAACTTGTCTCTCTACATGTGCCGGGTTCGTGTGAAAGAGCACACACTTTTTATTTGCACAGCTCAGCTGTTGCGTACACAGGAAAACAGACTGTAACGATCATTGGACGATACATGATGCTTGTTGACAAGTCACACTGAGCACAGGTACAAGCGGTCTCTACACCTGTAGaactgtttgtgtgaaagagtgtacactTGTTGAGCATTGCATGTTAACAATAGTAGAAGTGTTTGTGGATGTAGATGCACAGATTATGCACTCGTTGAATGTGGTGTGCCAACAACTCTATGTAAATAGCTGTACAAATGTACAGCTcagctatttgtttgtttgtttgtacaaaGATGGTACACCCCCTAAGCTGATGGGTTTTGCTGTTGTTGGAGCTGTAAACTTGATCCAAGTAGGAGCAGCAGGCCACGAGAAATGCCAAGTGCCACAAGAGTACAGAATGAGGGGCAATAGAAGGGGAAAGGTGGGAAGGTTTGAGCTGATTGATGATGGTTGGAGAAGGAGATGAAGAGAGatcagagggagaaagagatagGGGGAATGAATAAAACTAACAGACAAGATGTTCgatctggtctgtgaccgtttaataaaatttgatttgatgacAAGATGTTGGGAAGCATAGGAAGAATGGGCATATAGAGGAACAGAAaccaatggagagagagagagagagaggtcacatCTGCACTTGGACTATCAAACctctttaaatagtcatggcttcccccaaagaatcatgggaattgtagtttgttaagggtgctgagagttgttaggacacctCTCAGAGAGACGAttctcagagtagtttttaccatcagttcctcttcccagggaagtctgGGGAATCTTAGCTCTGAGTGGGGAATAGAGCTCTAACatctctcagctcccttaacagattacagttcccaggattctttgggagaagctgtgactatttaaagtggtgtgatcctgctttaaatgtatagtgcacatGGGGTGTGAGGGACAGGCTGCTATCCAGCTGGTAACTTTAGATTGTCATGCAATCAAAAGTTGCTCAAGATTGGGTTaatttgttttgctgttgtttgtgtgttttttaatttatAGTTAGCTTCCACTAACTATTTCAATCCATAGCATTACACATCATATCTTATCACATCACAGCCGATCCAGAACAGTAGTCAGAAAGGTGGACTAGATCAGGGGAGGGTCAGATTCTAATCCACATTCACTTAGTGACTTTGGACTggtcctaccttacagggttgctaTGAGGATAAAGCTGGGAGGGGAAGAATTCATTGGAAGGCAGACAGGATATGATTTGAAGAAATAACCAGTACATGTACCATTAAAAGTACATGCAATATTAGTAAAGTGATCATAATTCTTGTTAATTTTTCATGCTACTGTTGTTATTGCAAGTTGCCCTGAGTTCAAAATTATTTcggaaaagcagaatacaaacaTTAAGTCAAATCAAATATTCATCTCAAGATGAATACGGAAGAACTTCTTCCTATGAGCTTCTTCATACATGACCAAGTTCTCATGTGAAAGCAATCCTGGGAGGAAGTTATAGGGTGCAGCACAAATAAAAATGGTCATGTGTGACAATCACATGacatatagttgttgttttttttaaatttcctatgcaagaaggaaggggaaactgtggccctccagatattgttagactacaactacCACCATCCTTTAttattggccttgctggctggggcaggtgggagcaggaggaaaacaaaacCTGGGGGGCTACAAGGAGTCAGCACAAAATGCAAAAGCAAGGACTAATTGCATTTTCCCAGCCTGTGTACACTGAGAAAAAAACACAAGCCCCAACAACATCCTGAATGCAATAATCACACATTACTTCTTTCACATAAAGGGGCTACAGTGCATTGGCAGAACACATGCcttccatgcaaaaggtcccaggtttcacCCTCAACATCTACAGCTAAAGAGGAATCAGTTTGGAGGtgatggaataaaaaaaaactatgcCTAAAATCCCCAGGAGTTGCTGCCAACCTGAGCAGGCAAGACAGAGTTAAATGGTCAAGTAGTCAGATGTTGTATAAGGCACCTCCCTGCGTTTCAACATGTGTGTAGCTGCCTCATGCTGGCCTTGTTTGTACATCACACGAAGCCAAATATTGGCTTGGTGTGAACGCATGACTGGGCAGACTCCTTGCCTGGACTTTTTGACTGCTGCACTGCACTGGGCTAAGCTAAGGTTTGGCTAAGTGTTTTGCCTGGGCAGTTAAGCTCTATCCAGACTAACCACAAGGTGTATCCAAGAACAAACCTAAGCTACAGACTGTCGTTAGTCTCTGGAGGGAGCTGAACCACAAGCCAAGGTTGGGATGGCACTTGAACCCAAACACtggcttagctcagtgcagcCCAGCTGCAAAACGAGCAGAGAAGGAGCAAATCAGGTGCAAGATACTCTCTGGGAGACAGAATGTTTGTACCAATCCACACACAATGTGCAAAGCAGCCACCCATCTGAGGGTCGTCTACTGTAAGTCTCAGCACCTCTCCAGTGCCTTGGGGGGCATCAATCGCATCCCCATCGCATCCTTGATACTTTTAAgtgggtttgaacctgggacctccagcattcaaagcaggtgctctactgctGGACTACGCCCCCTTAGGGCAGAAGATAACCCAGGAAGGACTCATGAAAGGCAAGGCCACTTACCTGAAACGTCTCCCCAAGACAACCCTGCAGTCGTTGGACTGATGCTCACTGCATTAGCCACAGGGGTCAGTGCCTTGCACGGAGTCAGCTCGGAATAAGCACAGTCCTCGTCCAGCATGATGACAGGGCTGGCAGCCAACCTTGGATCCCCGACGCAGGCCCCTGGGTGGAGCGGGGAGCTGACCAGTGGCAGGTAAAGCACACTAGGCTTCTTGGGGACAGGGGGAGGAACTTTGGTTCTGTGGCTCTCCCCGCCAGATGTTCTCTCCAACGGCAGCCTTGGTTTTAGCTCCTCCTCCAAGCTGTCCTCAGAAAGCCGCCGGGCAGAGAAGAATGTCCCCGGGGGCCCTTGTGCTGGAGAGACGGCTGCCACGGGGGGCTGCGGCTCTATAGGGCTCCAGGCATCTGCATCCCACTGGTGCTCAGGCCTCCTAGCCACTAGGTAAATGTTCTCTACGGCGACTGAGCCCTGGGGTGTCAGTGGAGAGGTTGGGGAGCCCATGGGGGACTCTTCCTGGACTGGAGGGGTCTTGTGCAGGAGCATCGGGGGCCTCCTGGAAAGGGGCGGCTTCTCTGCCACTGGGGGCCGGACCTTCTTGCCAGGCTCCTCGACAGGCTCAAGGCTCTCTAGGTTGTCCTCTGTTTCGGAGCGGCTGATGGACCGCAGGCGGACGGAGCGCAGGTCCAGCTGCGTCACCATGGGCATGACGGGCTGCACGGGGCTGAGCTTCGGCCCCAGCTTGGCTCCAAAGGTGGAGTCGGAGTGGTGCCGGCTCACTTTGGGCTTGGCCTTGAGCGAGATCTTCAGCCCCGAGAGGTCCAGGTGCGACGGTGGAGCGAACGGCAGGTCGAAGGACAGCCGTGACTTGGGGCTCCGCTCCATGGGTGAGACTGGGGGCAGCGAGGACTTCCTCTCAGGCACAAGGGGTCTTGCACGCCCACTCTGATGCGGGGTGTGGCCCAGAACGGCAGATGTTGGAATGGTTGGGGTCGGAGTTTCCGACTGGCTGGAGTAGCCGCTGGAGGGAGACATCACCCCTGTTGGCCTAGCCGGGGAGGAGGTTTTCAAGTTGACCTCAGCAGAGAGCTGGGAAGGTGTGGTGGCCCGGGAGacggaaggggaggggagggactcAGAGCTACCCCGTGCCTTGGAGAGCTCGATCACGGTGGTCCCAGTGGCGGTGCTGGAGCCAGAGAGAGAGCAATAGGGGTCGCCAGGACTCCACTCTGGCATGTACCACTGCTGTGAGTACGGCACGCTTTCCAGCTCTTTGGTTGCATCCCCAGGGACTTGGCTCTGGGCCTGCGCATCGGGCAGCAAGCACAGACTTTTTGGTCTCTGGTCCTGTGGCAGCGGCTCGCCACCAGCTTCTGCGATGCTCAGCTGCCCCTCCTTGATCAACGAGACGCTGCGAGTAGGTGGGCAGGGCTTCTTTTTGGCCTTCTTGAGAGAGATGCTCTTGGTGCGCGGCCTCCGTGACCGCGCCTGAGCCTCCTGCTCCACCGCCAGCGAGACGTTGTCTGTGCTTGTGCTGCCCTCGGAGCTGGCGCTGGGGTAGCTCAGGGCACAGGTCTCGCTGCCCCCGATGTCCATGGAGCACAAGGAGGCTGTGTCCGTGGGGACAGAGAGAGACCTCTCGCGGAACTTGCACATCACCCGCTGCCTCTCTGCTTGGGGGCACTCCTCTTCGCTCGGGGTGGCGGGGACCAAACGAGCCTTGACCTCCGCTGCCCCACACCTCAAGACTCCGTCAGCATCTACAGGGGACTCAGGAGAAGTGCAGAACGCCCCAGACCCATTGCTCCCAACTGCGTTGTCTTTGCTGATGAAGAAAGAAGCAGGCCGGTCAGAGTCTGGGGTTCCCCTCTGGCTGCGGGGAGACGACTGGGTCCCACTTTCCATCACCAGCTCACTCTGGCTCACAGAAGGGCTCACATAGCCAAAAGATGCTGCACTCCAGGCAGGGGAGAAGGTCAAGTCCTCCTTGGGGCCGTTGCATGACGGGCTAGCATACATTGCCCCGGGGTTTTCTGTGTGGCCAGCGGGCCCCTGGCAATACCGTCCTTGTAGAACTCCCCCAAGGTCACTGAAGGTCTTCCTCAGCTGTGGCCTTGGCTGAGGGGAGCGGGCCTGGTGGGTGGAGCTCCTCCCGTTGGCCACCTCGGGGACAAAATTGCAAGAGGCTGACTCTGCGATGGTCGCTGGAGGGTTGAGAATGGGGCCGTTGCTGTTCCCTGAAGGGGAGGGCAGAAAAAGGCAGGAATTAAGCACAGCCTGGAAGATCTCCTGCTTGGGCCACTGAAAGGTCTTAGATCAGGGGTTGGGAGTTTCAGGCCAGGGGCTCAATGCAGCCCTCAATACCTCTCTATGTGGACCCCAGACCCCACACCCCTGCATAGCCAGCCCCCTTCTCCCCAGGGCTAgtgaaatttacattcattgccaTGCCCACTTTTCTCTCTGGCTATGCCCAcgattggcatgtggcccctggaaggttcccaGAACAGAAAGTGGCCCTCGTGCTGGATAAGGTTTGCCACCCCAACAGTAGAAACTTCGCATTTCAAagctggggggcagctgcccccatcaACACAAAGAAATCCAGGCCTGGCCATCCTCCTGCTTCGGGGAGGGAAGAGTTCAGCTGGCCTTGGACAGTGTAGTAAAACTGGGTCCATTATTTACTTTTATCTGATGgtgcaaagaaaagagaaaaacacaTCCATGGGTGTTGCTTTGCCCCTCACCCAATAGCACCCCACTTCATAGTTTGAGAACCACTTTAGTAAAaggtttttcctttccttttttaagttTCTAAAGTTGTAAATCTTCATATCTGCCCTAAAGAGCAAGTTCTGCTACTCAAGCTCTTACCTGGCTATTCTTACATACAGGTATGTCGCTattctctgccccaccccacaaataGGCGTCCTCCCTACTTAACATAGGTGCAAGGCGGTGTTTGGCGGTGGAGGAGGATATCCCAATATACATTTATTCACAATTCAGAGAAAAGTCTTAGGGAGCCTGTTCCTAAGGAAAAAGGGGCTGGAAcaaaatacttttttgggggggggagggttctcAAACAAAGTCTTCCCATTCAAAAATGTACCTACATCCCCACAAATGGAATACTTAtgtgtgtccccctccctccaattaTGGATCCTGTTTGTTGGTACTGAGATCCGGCTAAGCTGCAATTTCATATTTTTCTAGCCAAGACGCTTCTGATCCTGCAGTTCTGTGACTTGTTCTGCTTCTGTGTGCATTGCAGACACCGGTTTATAAATCTGCATATGTAAACCACCTTCAAATCTACTTCAAAAGCAGTAAATAATAGATTAGATGGCTCCCAGAATTGTAAAAATGAAGCTTGAAAACGGTCCATAAAGTCAATTTCTGAAATTTGACAAATTTTGAGTGTACATGAAAAATTTACTTTCGCCCTGTAGCTATAACTCAGTATTTTGGAGGAGCCCTTTCCTATAAAGAAACCCATGGCAAACACCCCCTCTCACATTCTGTTCTTCACATATGCCAGAGTCAGGGGATTCTTGATTCTGCAAGTGCTTCAAAGGGTCCCTCCAgacatcatttttattgtgcgttcgtgatgatttgtgctcatgatgataTTGGGGCAGTAACACACCAtgctgctttcaatactgtttgcagctGC harbors:
- the NHSL2 gene encoding NHS-like protein 2 isoform X1; translation: MPFWKRTVEPRRLLPSAAVAPRLAALPLAQLHDVCGLATLALLRQLADLCGHSAALLADLEGRLLELSRRAHRLRSRLCRVHGLIRPRASREAATSNIDLDVKKPTPPKLLWHQPVNIFLARPVGVEELHHEAELNLQSLLQEEYEEPYAEARASGQTFRYASSHSADRPLDCSPRPPVPSKRLEFVFMPASQQVKENETTTLGVRAPEPSISLPTTPDKHTTWTRTGPLPSLDERRLHQPCSTQANIVPINISGQPFARHASTRHSLFNTETAMNPKSLLRRRRTVIGFPHLALRDPGNSNGPILNPPATIAESASCNFVPEVANGRSSTHQARSPQPRPQLRKTFSDLGGVLQGRYCQGPAGHTENPGAMYASPSCNGPKEDLTFSPAWSAASFGYVSPSVSQSELVMESGTQSSPRSQRGTPDSDRPASFFISKDNAVGSNGSGAFCTSPESPVDADGVLRCGAAEVKARLVPATPSEEECPQAERQRVMCKFRERSLSVPTDTASLCSMDIGGSETCALSYPSASSEGSTSTDNVSLAVEQEAQARSRRPRTKSISLKKAKKKPCPPTRSVSLIKEGQLSIAEAGGEPLPQDQRPKSLCLLPDAQAQSQVPGDATKELESVPYSQQWYMPEWSPGDPYCSLSGSSTATGTTVIELSKARGSSESLPSPSVSRATTPSQLSAEVNLKTSSPARPTGVMSPSSGYSSQSETPTPTIPTSAVLGHTPHQSGRARPLVPERKSSLPPVSPMERSPKSRLSFDLPFAPPSHLDLSGLKISLKAKPKVSRHHSDSTFGAKLGPKLSPVQPVMPMVTQLDLRSVRLRSISRSETEDNLESLEPVEEPGKKVRPPVAEKPPLSRRPPMLLHKTPPVQEESPMGSPTSPLTPQGSVAVENIYLVARRPEHQWDADAWSPIEPQPPVAAVSPAQGPPGTFFSARRLSEDSLEEELKPRLPLERTSGGESHRTKVPPPVPKKPSVLYLPLVSSPLHPGACVGDPRLAASPVIMLDEDCAYSELTPCKALTPVANAVSISPTTAGLSWGDVSGSSVGLRAEEKSFVSDKTAESITEEDDDVFVTSRTTEDLFTVIHRSKRKLLGWKESGEAFGNRQNSKSNECAPTGVTRTSSRNEDFKALLQKKGGKGASGIRTSAAELLKTTNPLARRVMTEFAVDGTIQGPKTQP
- the NHSL2 gene encoding NHS-like protein 2 isoform X2, which gives rise to MGNSPPVMLGKAPRSKRPPRTAAVSPSSSSAPTAVAQPATATSNIDLDVKKPTPPKLLWHQPVNIFLARPVGVEELHHEAELNLQSLLQEEYEEPYAEARASGQTFRYASSHSADRPLDCSPRPPVPSKRLEFVFMPASQQVKENETTTLGVRAPEPSISLPTTPDKHTTWTRTGPLPSLDERRLHQPCSTQANIVPINISGQPFARHASTRHSLFNTETAMNPKSLLRRRRTVIGFPHLALRDPGNSNGPILNPPATIAESASCNFVPEVANGRSSTHQARSPQPRPQLRKTFSDLGGVLQGRYCQGPAGHTENPGAMYASPSCNGPKEDLTFSPAWSAASFGYVSPSVSQSELVMESGTQSSPRSQRGTPDSDRPASFFISKDNAVGSNGSGAFCTSPESPVDADGVLRCGAAEVKARLVPATPSEEECPQAERQRVMCKFRERSLSVPTDTASLCSMDIGGSETCALSYPSASSEGSTSTDNVSLAVEQEAQARSRRPRTKSISLKKAKKKPCPPTRSVSLIKEGQLSIAEAGGEPLPQDQRPKSLCLLPDAQAQSQVPGDATKELESVPYSQQWYMPEWSPGDPYCSLSGSSTATGTTVIELSKARGSSESLPSPSVSRATTPSQLSAEVNLKTSSPARPTGVMSPSSGYSSQSETPTPTIPTSAVLGHTPHQSGRARPLVPERKSSLPPVSPMERSPKSRLSFDLPFAPPSHLDLSGLKISLKAKPKVSRHHSDSTFGAKLGPKLSPVQPVMPMVTQLDLRSVRLRSISRSETEDNLESLEPVEEPGKKVRPPVAEKPPLSRRPPMLLHKTPPVQEESPMGSPTSPLTPQGSVAVENIYLVARRPEHQWDADAWSPIEPQPPVAAVSPAQGPPGTFFSARRLSEDSLEEELKPRLPLERTSGGESHRTKVPPPVPKKPSVLYLPLVSSPLHPGACVGDPRLAASPVIMLDEDCAYSELTPCKALTPVANAVSISPTTAGLSWGDVSGSSVGLRAEEKSFVSDKTAESITEEDDDVFVTSRTTEDLFTVIHRSKRKLLGWKESGEAFGNRQNSKSNECAPTGVTRTSSRNEDFKALLQKKGGKGASGIRTSAAELLKTTNPLARRVMTEFAVDGTIQGPKTQP